Proteins from a genomic interval of Medicago truncatula cultivar Jemalong A17 chromosome 3, MtrunA17r5.0-ANR, whole genome shotgun sequence:
- the LOC11417746 gene encoding GDSL esterase/lipase At1g71691, producing the protein MFIFKVFWVIYLLTLQVFLANSYRAKSLVPALYVFGDSSVDAGNNNNLNTIAKVNTFPYGIDFNNCSTGRFSNGKTFADIIALKLGLPMPPAYLGVSTTERYQIVSGINYASGSCGILNTTRNGECLSLDKQIEYFTSTVTNDLPRNFRRKAKLSHYLSKSIFLLSIGSNDYILNYFKQEMETNQKGNPEEFADYLLEQLGSKITKIYDLGGRKFVIGSIGPIGCAPSFINRTSSSKDCNEDMNQKVKPFSNKLPWKLQELQTQLSGSIFTISDNLKMFKKIKNSPEQFGFTNIWDSCVGQDAKPCENRKQYLFYDFGHSTEATNEICANNCFSGRDACFPLNIEQLVRAH; encoded by the exons ATGTTTATCTTTAAAGTTTTTTGGGTTATTTATCTTCTAACTCTACAAGTTTTCTTGGCCAATTCTTATCGTGCAAAGAGCCTTGTGCCAGCTTTGTATGTTTTTGGTGATTCAAGCGTAGATGCTGGAAACAATAACAATTTGAATACAATTGCTAAGGTTAATACATTTCCATATGGCATAGATTTCAATAATTGTTCTACAGGAAGGTTTAGCAATGGTAAAACCTTTGCAGATATTATTG CTCTTAAATTGGGTTTACCAATGCCACCTGCATACCTAGGTGTCTCTACAACCGAGAGATATCAAATAGTCTCAGGCATCAACTATGCCTCAGGCTCATGTGGAATCTTGAATACAACGAGAAAT GGTGAATGCTTATCATTGGACAAACAAATCGAATATTTCACTTCAACGGTGACGAATGATCTTCCAAGAAACTTTAGAAGAAAGGCAAAATTGAGTCATTACTTATCTAAATCTATATTCCTTTTATCCATTGGTTCAAATGATTACATTCTCAACTATTTTAAACAAGAAATGGAAACCAATCAAAAAGGAAATCCTGAAGAATTTGCAGATTATCTTCTTGAGCAATTGGGTTCAAAAATAACG aaaatttatgaTCTTGGTGGTCGAAAATTTGTGATCGGTAGCATTGGTCCAATTGGGTGTGCCCCATCATTTATTAATAGAACATCAAGTTCAAAAGATTGCAATGAAGATATGAATCAAAAGGTTAAACCCTTCTCAAACAAACTCCCATGGAAGCTTCAAGAGTTGCAGACTCAACTCTCAGGTTCAATCTTCACTATTTCAGacaatttaaaaatgttcaagaagataaaaaattcCCCTGAACAATTTG GATTTACAAATATTTGGGACTCGTGTGTTGGTCAAGATGCAAAACCATGTGAAAATCGGAAACAATACCTATTTTACGATTTTGGACACAGCACCGAAGCCACAAATGAAATATGTGCAAATAATTGTTTTAGTGGAAGAGATGCATGTTTTCCTCTAAATATTGAACAATTAGTTCGTGCacattga